One window of the Anopheles cruzii chromosome 2, idAnoCruzAS_RS32_06, whole genome shotgun sequence genome contains the following:
- the LOC128278968 gene encoding nose resistant to fluoxetine protein 6-like codes for MHFEVQTDQRFEDFASMIVVNGTQIVTTFFAISGLLLVVFFMQKVEETKKKVGIIEIFFISLARYIRLTPVYAFVILFEATWVVRLGDGPLWRKGFETGRTYCRENWWTNMLYINNYYKSDQPCMLHTWYLAADFHLFVYGLVMCSLILRFPKARNMLIGFMLVICYILTAAIVYVKEFDAIPIFAPDQIRYFFWYWDVYLSAYVPSHMYLLNYTFTIGSAFYYIHLKNNRTTYSWLVKGIWLVSLVVIPGMFAAGYFFYHYNFSMPSLWVALLFPAIRLMYGVVIFFTGVGLSFGFVKLVSRFSNIPFFTIIGRLTYSAYLCHLCLIKMSLFSTRSFYRYQMIDIGNIWAASFFLSYLIAWMLCLVLESPFIALQKQLFKRHVKSDEMTHSTSSGEQGTDTSYLEKSNEAYPISGVVFSQRF; via the exons CGCTTCGAAGATTTTGCATCAATGATAGTCGTCAACGGTACACAGATTGTGACGACATTCTTTGCCATCAGTGGCCTGCTTCTGGTAGTTTTCTTCATGCAAAAAGTGGAAGAGACAAAGAAAAAGGTTGGAATTATCgaaattttcttcatttcattGGCACGCTACATTCG GTTGACTCCTGTTTACGCATTTGTAATCCTGTTCGAGGCAACTTGGGTAGTACGCCTTGGCGATGGGCCATTGTGGCGAAAAGGCTTCGAGACAGGCCGGACCTATTGTCGCGAGAACTGGTGGACGAATATGCTGTACATCAACAACTACTACAAGTCTGATCAGCCA TGCATGCTTCACACATGGTACCTTGCAGCGGATTTCCATCTTTTTGTCTATGGTTTAGTGATGTGCTCACTGATCTTACGCTTCCCGAAGGCTCGGAACATGCTCATCGGCTTTATGTTGGTCATCTGTTACATACTTACAGCCGCCATCGTATACGTTAAGGAGTTCGATGCTATCCCGATATTTGCGCCTGA TCAAATCCGTTACTTCTTTTGGTATTGGGACGTGTACCTGTCGGCCTATGTACCTTCGCATATGTATTTGCTAAACTACACTTTCACCATTGGCAGTGCATTTTACTAcattcatttaaaaaacaacAGAACTACCTACAGCTGG CTCGTCAAAGGTATCTGGCTCGTCAGCCTGGTGGTCATTCCGGGGATGTTTGCCGCTGGTTACTTCTTCTATCACTACAACTTCTCTATGCCCTCTCTCTGGGTGGCGTTGCTGTTCCCAGCAATACGCTTGATGTACGGAGTGGTTATCTTCTTCACAGGCGTAGGTTTATCGTTTGGGTTCGTAAAATTGGTGTCCAGATTCTCCAACATACCGTTCTTCACCATCATCGGAAGACTCACGTACAGTGCCTATTTGTGCCATTTGTGCCTTATCAAGATGTCACTGTTTAGCACCCGGAGTTTCTACCGCTACCAGATGATCGACATT GGAAATATTTGGGCAGCATCCTTCTTTCTGTCGTACCTGATCGCCTGGATGCTGTGTTTAGTGCTGGAATCTCCATTCATTGCCTTGCAGAAACAGCTATTCAAGCGGCACGTAAAATCCGATGAAATGACGCACTCAACGAGTAGCGGTGAACAGGGAACGGATACCAGTTACTTGGAGAAAAGTAACGAGGCGTACCCAATATCCGGCGTCGTTTTCAGTCAACGATTTTAA